ATGACGGAGAATATCGCTTTACAGTCAAAACAAGCAAAGGAGAATATCAATCCAAAACAGTCATTTTAGCAACCGGAAGCTCACATAGACACTTGGATGCAAAAGGCGAAGAGGAATTCAAAGGAAAAGGCGTAAGCTACTGCGCAACATGTGACGGATTTTTCTTTGCAGGAAGAGACATTATAATGGTGGGCGGAGGAAACAGCGCACTTCAGGAAGCACTATACCTGAAAAACTTAGGCGCAAACGTTACTTTAATCCACAGAAGAGATGAATTCAGAGCCCAGAAACACCTGCAGAACATGATAAAAGAAGCAGGCATCAAGACTATCCTCAATGCAACTGTTAAAGAAATCAAAGGAGAAATGCTGGTTGAATCAGTTATTTTAAAAGACACAAAAACAGGTGAGCTGACAGAATATCCGACAAATGGAGTGTTCATCAGCGTAGGATACATTCCGCATACCGAACTTGCAGCCCAGTTAGGTGTTGATTTGGATGAATCCGGACATATCATCACAGATAAAGAACAGAAAACCAATGTTGACTATGTATATGCAATAGGTGATGTTTGTGTCGGATTAAAACAGTGGGTTGTTGCATGCGGAGAAGGAGCAGTTGCTGCAACTTCAGCATTTCATGATTTAAAAGAAAATAATCAATAACGTTCTTTTAGGAACATGTAAATGAAAAATGCTATAACAAGTACAACAATTACAGGCAGTAGCCACATGAATATTTTAAACAGCACAACCGCCACAAATATAGCAATAATAATATAAATCAAATCTTGTAATTCCATGTAATTCAGTTATATTAAATATCATATATAAACTTTAAGTGAATTGCAAAAACTTTTTCTTATTTTTAGACAAACATATAATAATTATAACTGCCAAAAATAATATCATTATATTTTCATGGAGTATAAAATGACAATTATAGTGATTAATAACAAAGGCCAATACAACCATAGAATTCAAAGAAGTTTACAGTATCTGAATATTCCATCCAAACTGGTTTCAAACACAACTTCCATTGAAGAGATTGAAGCTGAAAATCCAATAGGATTGATTTTAGGTGGAGGGCCTTCACTTGAAGGAGCTGGAAACAGCGAAGAGATCATAAAACACTTTGACATTCCGATTCTTGGAATCTGTCTTGGACATCAGTTAATCGCAAAAGCTTATGGAGGAGAAGTTTCAACTTCCGAAACTGAAAGTTATGCTCAAGTGAAAATAAATATTGATAATGATAAAAACTTATTTGAAGGTTTAGCACCGCAAATGGATGTCTGGTCATCACACAAAGATGAAGTTAAAAGCATCCCTGAAGATTTTGAAATCCTGGCCAGTTCCACATTATGTGATGTTGAATCCTTTAAACATAAAGACAAGGATGTATATGGAATCCAGTTCCACCCCGAAGTACATCACACTCCAAAAGGAGAAATAATTTTTAAAAACTTTTATAAAATCTGTCAAAAATAAGGTGTAATAATGATTGA
This is a stretch of genomic DNA from uncultured Methanobrevibacter sp.. It encodes these proteins:
- the trxB gene encoding thioredoxin-disulfide reductase; the encoded protein is MIITKSLLEVIKMDKYDIIIIGAGPGGLTAAIYAGRQGTKNLMIDRDLAGGIGREVPEMENYPGFDSISGLELIEKMKEQAIKNTELHEMEEVEEIIQNDGEYRFTVKTSKGEYQSKTVILATGSSHRHLDAKGEEEFKGKGVSYCATCDGFFFAGRDIIMVGGGNSALQEALYLKNLGANVTLIHRRDEFRAQKHLQNMIKEAGIKTILNATVKEIKGEMLVESVILKDTKTGELTEYPTNGVFISVGYIPHTELAAQLGVDLDESGHIITDKEQKTNVDYVYAIGDVCVGLKQWVVACGEGAVAATSAFHDLKENNQ
- a CDS encoding GMP synthase subunit A encodes the protein MTIIVINNKGQYNHRIQRSLQYLNIPSKLVSNTTSIEEIEAENPIGLILGGGPSLEGAGNSEEIIKHFDIPILGICLGHQLIAKAYGGEVSTSETESYAQVKINIDNDKNLFEGLAPQMDVWSSHKDEVKSIPEDFEILASSTLCDVESFKHKDKDVYGIQFHPEVHHTPKGEIIFKNFYKICQK